The Ferrimonas balearica DSM 9799 genome includes the window GAGCAGCGAAACCGAACTGGGCCGTGGCCTCAACGGTGACCTGCTGGTGTGGAACCCGGTGCTGGGGGATGCCTTTGAGCTCTCATCCATGGGGGTGCGAGTCGACAGCCTGGCGCTGCAACACCAGATGCGCGTGGCGGGCAGTGAATCCGGCCTGGCCCAGCCGTGGCATCAAAGCCTGCTGGGTGGCCAGTTGCCGCAGACCATCGGTGGCGGCATCGGTCAGTCACGATTGGTGATGCTGTTGCTGGGCGCCGAGCACATCGGCCAAGTGCAGTGCGGAGTGTGGGCGGAAGCGTGCCCGAGCCGCCTGTAACGGCCCGGGCCGAGACTCAGGCAAACGGCGCGGCGGCTTCAAAGCGCAGCGGTTGGCCGGAGTAGGGCTGTTTGATCTCGAGGGTGTGGGCGTGCAGCAACAGTCGGTCGGCGGCGGCCAGTGCCTCACCCTCGGCATAAAAACCGTCACCCAGAATCGGGTGACCCAGCGCCAGCAGGTGCACCCGAAGCTGGTGTGAACGCCCGGTGATGGGGGTCAGCTCCAGCAGGCTGGAGTGGTCATCGGTACTGAGCACGCGGTAACGGGTCAGTGAGGGTTTGCCGGTGTCGTGGCAGACCTTCTGCTTGGGCCGGTTGGGCCAGTCGCAGATCAGCGGCAGGTCGATCTCCCCTTCCGGCTGGGCCAGGTGGCCCCACACCCGAGCCAGGTAGGTCTTGCTGGTTTCCCGGTCGCGGAACTGGCGTTTCAGCTCCCGCTCGGCGTTCTTTCGCAGCGCCAGCACCATCACCCCGGAGGTGGCCATATCGAGACGGTGCACGTCGTAGACGGTGCCGTAGCGCTCCGCCACACGAGAATAGACGCTGTCACGGTGGGCCGGATCCCGGCCCGGCACCGACAGCAGTCCGCTCGGCTTGTCCACCACCACGATATCTTTGTCTTCATAGAGCACCGTCAGGTAGGGCTCCATCGGTGGCTGGTACTGAAACTCCGTCATGATCTGGTTCGGGCTACTGTGTCAGAAAGGGGCGCACACGATATGAGAAGGGGCGGTGGGATGCAAGTCAGAACAGGTCGCCGCCGGTGGCGTGAAGCAGACAGAAGGTCCACACCACAAAGGCCAGTGGCAGGTGCACCAGAGCGTAAAACACGGCGTCGAGTTTGCCCATCGCCTGATCATCCACAATCAGGTACAGATGCAGCAGGCAGATGATCGGCAGTGACGCCACCAACGGCCACACCACCAGGGCTGAACCCGGCAACAGCAGGCGCCCCAGCAGGGCGATCACCACCATGGATGCGGTGAGCAGCGGAGCCGCACCAATGCGATAGTGAACCGGGTACCATTGCAGCATCTGTCTCTCCTTTTACACAGGCTTGCGAGCGATCAACCGGGCGGTGGCCCGATCCGGATTGCGCCATATTCCTTCACGGTAGTGGATAGGCGTCATGGAAGCAAAGACCTCCGCCAACTCATTCGGTTCCAATAAGAACGCGGGATTGTTGGGGCGACCGAAGGCGCGATTGGCGGTGGTGAAGGTTTCATAGATCAAAACCCCACCCGGTCGCAGGGCCGCCATCAGGTCGGGCAGCAGCGGTCGGTGCAGGTAGTGACACACCACAATGGCATCAAACTGACGCTGGCCCAGCGGCCGCGCCGTAGCCTCCAGGTCCAGTTGCCACAATACGCCGTTCAGGCGCTCTTCGCTCAGGCGAGCCTGGATGGCTGACAGGGCCTCACGGTCGCGGTCGGCGAACCACACCACATGCCCGGCCCGGGCCAGGGCCAATCCATTGCGGCCGTAGCCACAAGCCAGGTCCAGCACGGTACTCTGCGGTGCCAGATGCGGCATCGCGTCAAGCACCAGCTGCGCCGGTGTCTGGCCCTGATGACTCATCCCTTGATCTCCTTGCCACGCAATTCACGGCGGTGCCAGATGGAGTAGTGGCGCAGCTGCGATGGGCCATGGGCGGTGATGACAGACATCAGCACGATGATGCTGAACAGCTCCGCTTTCCATTGCGGCAGCGGCACACACAGTGCCAGCAGCGCGAGCTTTACCAGGGTCAGCACCCCTTTCATCTGGACCAGGTAGAGGCGGCTGCGCCAGACCTCCCACAGCAGCAGCGCGGTGCCGGATGCCATGGCGAGGATCCACCAGTTGCGCCACATCTCGATGGGCAGGGCGAAATAGAATCCGCCGGCAGCGCCGCAAAGGCCGAGAACGTGGAGCGCGCGCAGAGTGGTTTTGCCGAAGCGCAGCAGGTAGAACTGGGATTGGGTGGGTTGTTGGCGCATGTGCGGGCCGGAATTCAGGACAGGTGTTGGCGACGATAGTACCCTCTCACCCTCAGGTGTGTGAAGGGACTCACAAATCCCATGCGCTTGCCGCCCGGGCAGGGAACTGCCAGAGTAGAGTGCAATCACATATGACTCTCTTCAGCATATTTCAGGACGCATAAAGATGAAGAAAATTGCCCTTGCACTGCTGGCCGCTGGCCTGGTTTCCGGCGTTGCTCAAGCCCAACCGCTGGACCACAAGCGCATGCTGGCCACCATGGGCGGTGTTGACCAGCCCACCATGGCCAATCCGCACGGCAGCCCGCACGGAGCGGCGCCCATGCAGGACGCCGTCCTGACCGGTGAGCTGGACCCCAATAAACTCATCTTTGAACTGGTGCCGATGGGTCGCAGCTACCTGGAATACCAGGTGGATACCGCCGCACTGGCGCCGCTGCAGGGCTATGACAAGCCGACCGAAATCACCGTAGTGGTGGGCACCTGGTGCGGCGACTGCCATACCCATACCCCGGCCTTCATCAAGATCATGAAAGCGCTGAACAACGCCAACATCCAGGTGCGTTACATCGGCGTGGACAAGCAGGGTAAAGCCGGTGACGTCTCCCTGGACAGCATCGAGTTTGAATCCATCCCCACCTTTATTGTCAGCCAGGGCGGCAAAGAGATCGGCCGCATCGCTGGTGCGCCGAAAGCCTCTCTGGAGCAGGATCTGGTCGCCATCCTGACCCAGTAATCTGCCCCCGCCAACGGCGCCTTCCGGCGCCGTTGGCACTTTGCTCCCATTTGCTTTAGTATCCCCCTCGCTGAATCGGCCCCCTTGGCCCGGTTCAAGGTTGCGTTGTGGTGCGGCACACTTCCTGTGCGTCTCGCCTGGGCCCTCTCCGGCCCCCGTTGACTTAACGTAACCCCCTTCTGTCGCGGTCATCGTTCCGTGTTCATACGCCCTTCGGCGTCTTATATCGCGCGTTTTTGCGTTCATTTGAGTCAGGCCTGCGTGCCACTGGGATCCAGGACGGATCGGCGTTGCCTATTGCTTATTGGGCGATGGGATTGGGCGTGGTCTGACGGTCTTGGTGAGCGGGAGTGCAATGGCTCCCGCGTAAAGAGGAGCCTTTTGAATGATCACCAATTGGGAGCTGTTTACTGATTTTGGTATCGCGGGGGGGCTACTGTTGTGCGGCAAACTGCTGCGTGCGCACATTACCCTGCTGCAAAAGCTCTATCTGCCTGCGGCGTTGATCGCAGGTCTGTTGGCCCTGCTGTTGGGCTCTGCCGGTCTGGACTGGCTGCCCTGGAGTGAGCAGTTTGCCAGCAACGCCAGCATCCTGACCGTGGTGCTGTTTGCCTCGCTCGGCCTGGCCACCGATTTTCCCTCGGCCCGAACCCTGGTGACCCGTTGCGGTAGCCTGTGGACCTTTAACCAGCTGGCCAACGTCGGCCAGTGGGCCTTTTGTGCCCTGATGGGGCTGGCCCTGATGACCTTTATCTGGCCCGGTCTCAGTCCCGCTTTTGGCCTGGTGCTCTCCGCCGGGTTTATGGGCGGCCACGGCACCGGTGTGGTGGTGGGGGAGACTCTGGGCAGCATGGGTTGGGAGGATGCCCTGACCCTGGCGCTGACCACCGCCACCGTGGGGATATTCGTCTCCATCCTGGTGGGGCTGCTGCTGATCCACCTGGGCCTGCGTAAAGGCTGGATCACCGATTTCGCCCGCTTTGAAACCATGAGCAAAACCGCCCGCAAAGGGTTGGTGCCGGCCGACGAACAGGGCCACCTGGGCCGGGAAACCGCCGCCTCCATCTCCATCGACGCCCTGGCCATGCATGCGGCGTTGCTGATCGCCGTTTCGGTGGCCGCCTACCACGCTGCGGTTTACCTGTCCGGTTTCCATGAACTGGTGCGGGTGCCCGCCTTTGTTACCGCCTTTGGCCTGGGGCTGGCGGCCCGAACTGTGCTGAAAAAGCTCGGTGGCAAAATCTATTTTGACGACAAGATCTTTGGCCACTGTACCGGCACCGCCAGTGACTTTCTGGTGGTGTTCGGTATCGCGGCGATCAAGATCACCATCCTGCTGAACTACGCCGTGCCGCTGATCCTGATGGTGCTGCTGGGCATCGTCTTCAACCTGATGATGGTGCTGGTAGTAGCCCCGCGGATCCTGGGGGAGAACTGGTTTGAGAAAGCGGTGTTTTCCTGGGGCTGGCTGACCGGCACCGTAGGGATGGGGATCGCCCTGCTGCGCATTGTCGATCCTAAGATGCGCTCCCGGGTGCTGGATGACTACGCCATCGCTTACGTGCCGGGGTCGCTGGTGGATATGGTGATGATCTCGCTGGTGCCGGTTCTGATGATGAAAGGGATGGCGTTTGAGGCGATCAGCGGCATGCTGATTTACCTGCTGTGCATCGGCCTGATGTGGCGGGTGATCAAACGGCGTCAGGCCGCACTGCAGCCAGCGACAGCCTAAGGGCACCGAGCGCCGGTATCACGGCGAAAAAACCCGGAATTGGGCGTTTTTCACTCGTGCAGCGATAGCGCATATCGGGTACAATTTCGGGTTTGGATCTTCACCTCGTTTGTAAAGAAAGAAGCAGGACGATCATGTTCGAAATCAATCCGGTGCTGAACAGCATCAAGGAGCTGTCTGAGCGGACAGAACTCCTTAGGGGGTACCTTTGACTATGACGCCAAACAAGAGCGTCTGGAAGAAGTAAACGCGGAGCTGGAGCAGCCCGACGTCTGGAATGAGCCTGAGCGCGCCCAGGAGCTGGGTCGCGAGCGCAGCAACCTGGAAGCGGTGGTGAAAACCATCAACGACCTGGATCAGGGCCTGGAAGACGTCCGTGAGCTGCTGGACCTGGCCGTGGAAGAGCAGGACGAAGAGAGCTTCGAGGAGGCCAAGGCCGAACTTGAAGGTCTGGAAGCTCAGCTGGAGAAGCTGGAGTTCCGTCGTATGTTCTCCGGTGCTCAGGATGCCAACGACGCTTACCTGGATCTGCAGGCCGGCTCCGGCGGTACTGAAGCGCAGGACTGGTGCAACATCCTGCTGCGCATGTACCTGCGTTGGGCGGAAGCCAAGGGCTTCAAAGCCGAGATCATCGAAGTGTCCGAGGGCGAAGTTGCGGGCCTGAAGAGCGCCACCGTGAAGATTTCCGGTGAGTACGCCTTTGGCTGGCTGCGTACCGAAACCGGCGTACACCGTCTGGTACGTAAATCGCCGTTCGATTCCGGCGGCCGTCGCCACACCTCGTTCTCCTCGGCGTTCGTGTATCCCGAAGTGGATGACAACATCGACATCGAGATCAACCCGGCCGACCTGCGTATCGACGTATACCGCGCTTCCGGTGCCGGTGGTCAGCACGTAAACACCACCGAATCTGCGGTGCGTATTACCCACATGCCGACCAACACCGTGGTGCAGTGTCAGAACGAACGTTCTCAGCACAAGAACAAAGACCAGGCGATGAAACAGTTGAAAGCGAAACTGTTTGAGCTGGAGATGCAGAAGCAGAACGCCGAAAAACAGGCGGCTGAAGATGCCAAATCCGACATCGGCTGGGGTAGCCAGATCCGCTCTTACGTGCTGGACGATTCCCGCATCAAGGATCTGCGCACTGGCGTGGAAACCCGCAACACCCAAGCGGTGCTGGACGGGGATCTGGACCGCTTTATTGAGGCCAGCCTGAAGTCTGGTCTGTAAGGATTGAGAAGATGACTGAACAACTGCAAGACGAGAACAAGCTGATTGCCGAGCGCCGTGGCAAGCTCGATCTGATCCGTCAGAACTGCAAAGCCAATGGCCACCCCAACAGCTGGCGTCCTGAGCACAAAGCCGCTGACCTGCAGGCCGAATTTGGTGAGAAGACCAAAGACGAACTGGAAGTGATGGCCACCACCGTGTCCATCGCCGGTCGCATCATGGCCAAACGTGGCCCGTTCCTGGCGATTCAGGACGTGTCCGGTCGCATCCAGTCCTACGCCTCCAAAGAGGTTCAGCAAGAACTGAAATCCATCGGCGGTCTGGACATCGGCGACATCATCGGCGTTAAAGGCCAGCTGCACAAATCCGGCAAAGGCGACCTGTATG containing:
- the rluA gene encoding bifunctional tRNA pseudouridine(32) synthase/23S rRNA pseudouridine(746) synthase RluA, with protein sequence MTEFQYQPPMEPYLTVLYEDKDIVVVDKPSGLLSVPGRDPAHRDSVYSRVAERYGTVYDVHRLDMATSGVMVLALRKNAERELKRQFRDRETSKTYLARVWGHLAQPEGEIDLPLICDWPNRPKQKVCHDTGKPSLTRYRVLSTDDHSSLLELTPITGRSHQLRVHLLALGHPILGDGFYAEGEALAAADRLLLHAHTLEIKQPYSGQPLRFEAAAPFA
- a CDS encoding class I SAM-dependent methyltransferase, with amino-acid sequence MSHQGQTPAQLVLDAMPHLAPQSTVLDLACGYGRNGLALARAGHVVWFADRDREALSAIQARLSEERLNGVLWQLDLEATARPLGQRQFDAIVVCHYLHRPLLPDLMAALRPGGVLIYETFTTANRAFGRPNNPAFLLEPNELAEVFASMTPIHYREGIWRNPDRATARLIARKPV
- a CDS encoding thioredoxin family protein, translating into MKKIALALLAAGLVSGVAQAQPLDHKRMLATMGGVDQPTMANPHGSPHGAAPMQDAVLTGELDPNKLIFELVPMGRSYLEYQVDTAALAPLQGYDKPTEITVVVGTWCGDCHTHTPAFIKIMKALNNANIQVRYIGVDKQGKAGDVSLDSIEFESIPTFIVSQGGKEIGRIAGAPKASLEQDLVAILTQ
- a CDS encoding sodium/glutamate symporter, which codes for MITNWELFTDFGIAGGLLLCGKLLRAHITLLQKLYLPAALIAGLLALLLGSAGLDWLPWSEQFASNASILTVVLFASLGLATDFPSARTLVTRCGSLWTFNQLANVGQWAFCALMGLALMTFIWPGLSPAFGLVLSAGFMGGHGTGVVVGETLGSMGWEDALTLALTTATVGIFVSILVGLLLIHLGLRKGWITDFARFETMSKTARKGLVPADEQGHLGRETAASISIDALAMHAALLIAVSVAAYHAAVYLSGFHELVRVPAFVTAFGLGLAARTVLKKLGGKIYFDDKIFGHCTGTASDFLVVFGIAAIKITILLNYAVPLILMVLLGIVFNLMMVLVVAPRILGENWFEKAVFSWGWLTGTVGMGIALLRIVDPKMRSRVLDDYAIAYVPGSLVDMVMISLVPVLMMKGMAFEAISGMLIYLLCIGLMWRVIKRRQAALQPATA
- the prfB gene encoding peptide chain release factor 2 (programmed frameshift), which produces MFEINPVLNSIKELSERTELLRGYLDYDAKQERLEEVNAELEQPDVWNEPERAQELGRERSNLEAVVKTINDLDQGLEDVRELLDLAVEEQDEESFEEAKAELEGLEAQLEKLEFRRMFSGAQDANDAYLDLQAGSGGTEAQDWCNILLRMYLRWAEAKGFKAEIIEVSEGEVAGLKSATVKISGEYAFGWLRTETGVHRLVRKSPFDSGGRRHTSFSSAFVYPEVDDNIDIEINPADLRIDVYRASGAGGQHVNTTESAVRITHMPTNTVVQCQNERSQHKNKDQAMKQLKAKLFELEMQKQNAEKQAAEDAKSDIGWGSQIRSYVLDDSRIKDLRTGVETRNTQAVLDGDLDRFIEASLKSGL